The sequence below is a genomic window from Paenibacillus silvisoli.
GTCGTTCGGCGCATGAAGCGAAACCGCCAGATTGACGCCGATGTTACGGTCGGTGAACTCGACGATTTTATTGGCAAGCCCGCTGGTGGAGACCGTAATATGCCGCGCGCCGATGGCCAGCCCTTTATGATCCTTCACGATATCGATGAAATCGACCATATTCTCGAAGTTGTCGAACGGCTCCCCGATGCCCATGACGACGATATGGCTGACCCGCTCATCCTGCCCCGCGGCGTCCAGATGAAGCTGGACCTTCATGATTTGCGAGACGATTTCGCCTGCCGACAGGTCCCGGCTCTTCGCCAGCAGCCCGCTCGCGCAGAAGCTGCAGCCGATATTGCAGCCGACCTGCGTCGTCACGCAGACGGACAGCCCGAATTTATGCCGCATCAGCACCGTTTCGATCAGGTTGCCGTCCTCCAGCTTGAGCAGAAATTTGACCGTACCGTCGGCCGATTCCTGCTTCGTATGCTCGCCCAGCGTCTGAATGCCGAAGTGCTCCTCCAGCAGCTGCAGACAAGCGGCGTTCACGTCGGTCATATCGGCGAACGCCGTGACCCGCTTGCGGTACAGCCAATCCCAGACCTGGCGCGCCCGCGACGGTTTATGTCCGTGCTCCGCAAGCCAGCTGACCAGCCGTTCGAATGTGAAGCCGTAAATGGATGGTTTGTGCATGATCCGTTATCCTCATTTCAACACCTATGAATTTCGTCCCGAAAGAACTCTATAACCCGTATTGTCCCAAAATTCCGAGGCGAAAACAAGGGCGGATCGTTTGCGCAGCCGACTTAGCGGGCCGCGGGCGTGAAAGCGGCGATCCGCTCGTTCACGGTTTCCCGCAGCGCGAGCAGCCATTCGCTCTCCTCCGGATAGCTGCTGAACGTGACGCCGTCGATCATCGCCCGCAGTTCCTCTTTGCCGCCCAGCTCTTCCAGCAGCGCGAACGCTCTCATATCTTGCAGCGCCTCGTAGAAAACCTCCATGCGGATCGATTCGATCGGCCCCTCTTCGCCCGGATAGACGAGGAACGCATCGCCGGAAGGAAACGCGTGACCGGCATCGGTCGTGACGAACGGATTGATCGCCTTCCGCGAATATTGGCTGAACCAGAAATTAAAGCCCCAGTGCAAGAAGCCCGTGATGCCGAACTTGTGCATCTGCACTCCGATAATCCGGTTGCGCGCGGATGGGAACGTGAAGAATCGGTTCGCGACGTTCTTGTACTGGCCGCAGCAGTAGTACGTCCATAAGTTGTCGACGCCTGCTTCCAGGAATGGCTCGATATGATTGGTCGCCGGGATCGGATGAGGCACGAGCCCCGACTCGTAAAATGCGAAATCCGAGAGCGCGTCAATGACCGGATAGCCTTCCAGCATCGGTCGCAGGAAGTCGCTCGCCAATCGGTAGTCTTCCAGCGCGTCCATATAAGGCTCGTCGGAAATATGGAAATAGACTCGCTGCTGCAGTCCGCGCCGCTCGACCCACTTCAGCAGCTCCGGCACGAACTGTTCGAGGAAATTGCGGTACGTCTCGCCGGCCGCTTCCGTCCCCCAGCCGAAAATCTTTTTATATTCCCCGTTCTCCTTGGCCACGATCTTCGGCGCATGCTTCGCTCCCCATTGCGTATAGAGGTGAGAAAACTCGAAGTAACGAATGCCGGCCGCAAGGCAGAGATCCGCCCAGCGGTCGAGTCTCTCGAAGCCGAACGCGTATTGGTCCCCCGTCTTCTCGACGTCGACCAGCTGCACGGTCGGGCGCTCGCCGCCGACGGCCGTATCGAGCGGCGGCGTGAAGAGCGGCGTCAGCAGCAGGTTGATGCCGTGCTTCACCGCCGTTTTGATGTAGGCCTCGAGCAGCTGCCAGTGCTCTTCGCTGAACGCCGGCACGTTATAGTGCGTCGCGATGCAGTCGCTGTGGAACCACTCCGTGTGGATCAGCTTCTGCTCCGGCAGCTCGCGCGGGATGACGGTCAGCTCGAAACTTTCGCTGCCGAGCCGCTCGCCTTCGGCCGTTGCGAAACGGACCTCGATCGAATGCGTCCCGCCTTGATCGGCGCGGTCCACCTCGATCGTGATCCAGACGGAGCGCCATACTTGCGGCAGCGCCGTTATGCCCTCTTCAGCCGTAACCGGGAAGAGCGGATCGGGGAATAAGCCCGGTTTTGCCTGGATGATGCGGTCGTCGTGATCGGCGTAGATCGGCAGCTCGGAAGGCACAAGCCCTACTTCGCGAACGGTGATCGCACTGTGCTGCAAACCCGCGGATATGGCTTCGACTTGAATTTGTTTGAGCAGCCGGTCGCTGCGGTAAGCGACTTGAAATGCGTACACTTCGCCCCATAGGGCGCTTCCTTTACGGTATGCGGGCTCGCGGAGCTCCGTATCCTCCGCGAAAATTTTGGCCAGCGAGCTGACGCTGCGCGTCTCCAGCTTGATTGCGTTCTGACTCATCGGTTCGTCCTCCTTAGTTTTCGAATACGAGCGTGCCGAATCGTGCCGGCTTATGAAAGTTGACGAGCCCCGTCGGCTGCCAGGCTTGGTACTCCCGGACGCCGGCCGGATTTTCGTCTATCCGATAGAAGTTAACCCGCCAGCGCTGGCCGGCCTCAAGCGGCCGCGTAAAGCTGCCTGCCGGGATGCGAATGTCGTACAGCCACTCTCCGGGAGACGTTTCGTTCACCTCGGTGCGCAGCCCCTCGATGTCCCAGCTCAGGTCGATCCCGAGCGTGCCTTGGCCGTCGTTGGCGATGCGCGCGTCGAACACGACATTCCGCGGACTGACCTCCAGCTCCAAATAGCCCGTGCCGCTGCCCGCCTCGTCGATGAACACT
It includes:
- the rlmN gene encoding 23S rRNA (adenine(2503)-C(2))-methyltransferase RlmN; this translates as MHKPSIYGFTFERLVSWLAEHGHKPSRARQVWDWLYRKRVTAFADMTDVNAACLQLLEEHFGIQTLGEHTKQESADGTVKFLLKLEDGNLIETVLMRHKFGLSVCVTTQVGCNIGCSFCASGLLAKSRDLSAGEIVSQIMKVQLHLDAAGQDERVSHIVVMGIGEPFDNFENMVDFIDIVKDHKGLAIGARHITVSTSGLANKIVEFTDRNIGVNLAVSLHAPNDELRTRIMKINRAIPIEPLMKAIDYYLSKNKRRVTLEYILLRDVNDQKEHALELAELIGDRRQMVNVNLIPYNPVDEHSQYQRSDQESIRIFYDTLKKQSVSVSVRLEHGTDIDAACGQLRSKQIKASV
- a CDS encoding DUF4091 domain-containing protein; this encodes MSQNAIKLETRSVSSLAKIFAEDTELREPAYRKGSALWGEVYAFQVAYRSDRLLKQIQVEAISAGLQHSAITVREVGLVPSELPIYADHDDRIIQAKPGLFPDPLFPVTAEEGITALPQVWRSVWITIEVDRADQGGTHSIEVRFATAEGERLGSESFELTVIPRELPEQKLIHTEWFHSDCIATHYNVPAFSEEHWQLLEAYIKTAVKHGINLLLTPLFTPPLDTAVGGERPTVQLVDVEKTGDQYAFGFERLDRWADLCLAAGIRYFEFSHLYTQWGAKHAPKIVAKENGEYKKIFGWGTEAAGETYRNFLEQFVPELLKWVERRGLQQRVYFHISDEPYMDALEDYRLASDFLRPMLEGYPVIDALSDFAFYESGLVPHPIPATNHIEPFLEAGVDNLWTYYCCGQYKNVANRFFTFPSARNRIIGVQMHKFGITGFLHWGFNFWFSQYSRKAINPFVTTDAGHAFPSGDAFLVYPGEEGPIESIRMEVFYEALQDMRAFALLEELGGKEELRAMIDGVTFSSYPEESEWLLALRETVNERIAAFTPAAR
- a CDS encoding carbohydrate-binding family 9-like protein, coding for MDREEQHVYACKRMDAEGGISGEWAELRDTVSGVKPAEWTKVRCGWTADALHIQFRCGDGHIVSDYTERDEPLYNQDVVEVFIDEAGSGTGYLELEVSPRNVVFDARIANDGQGTLGIDLSWDIEGLRTEVNETSPGEWLYDIRIPAGSFTRPLEAGQRWRVNFYRIDENPAGVREYQAWQPTGLVNFHKPARFGTLVFEN